CCATCATAGTCTTACATACGTGCACATATCATCCAAAATATGTACCCAATCATCATAGCCAGTCTCATAGAGCTTCCATCCATCTTCCCTGGCCCCTTCTTTGCCTTCTTGGCTTGGGTAGtctgtagttcttcctccttggttTCATCCTCTTCAAGGTCAAGCACTGCATGCTCACAACCTAGCATCATAGAACTTTCTCCGGTAACATTGATATTCTCATACATGATACTCATTTGCTCCAAATTGTCAGGACCACATTTACGTAACTGCAAGAAGTCCTTTTTCTCCTGAATAAATAAATTGGTCGGCACTTGTCAACAAAAACTTCTAGTGCAATATTAGCTACATAATAATTTGATCTTATGAACATGACTTATTTTTGACTGCAACCTACTGTAATGTTTTCTGGTCTGCTCTAAAAAACCAACTTCTACATTTGCTGTGAAGGTTGAACTTAGGTCAGGCAACAACAATATTTTCTCCATTGGAGCAAATAGGTCACAGCCAAATGTTAATCAGGGACGGCACATGCGGAGTACAAGCGAATAATTAGCAATTCATATGCCACAACACAAACATGCCCAAAAATCTGAATGGGAAATATACGccatgaagcaaagattgcatttTTTTGGGAGGGATTGTTTTTACCTTGTCCTGACGCGGTTCGAGGATGGGGCAGCGAAGGTGCAGTCAAGCGGGCGCAGCTGGAGTTGAGGGACAAGGTGGACGAAGGTGCGGTGTAGCAGGAGCTCCGACGAGGTGCACGGACAACTTGAGCCGGCGGCGCAGGCGGGGATGAGGGGCGGCGGTGCAGGCGTAGATCAGGGGCGGCACGGCTCAGAGCTAGGGGCGGCGGCGCAGCGGATCTCGTCGCGGTGTATGGTGGGGGAGGAGGGGCCCGGATCTGCACGCCCAGGTGGCGACGGggccggcgatggtggcggcagCCGAAACCTAGAGAGCCATCGCCTCTCTGTTTCTGCATCTGTTCCCTGTGTGAGAACGAACGAGAGGAGACCCTGTCGGTGGAACTAGTTGGGTTGGGACGCGGTGGCAATTCCACCGTAATAACGGGGAGATGTTGGCCTATTTTGAAAGGGGGTAAGTGGCATCTCGGGAATCAGCAAAATCGCTGATTCTGGCTTCCGGGCGTGCGTAGTGCATTTGGTAGAATCGATTCTACGAATCTAAGGTAAGAATCTGACCGTTTGTTTGAGAATCAGATTTTGGAGAGGCTAGAATCCGAGAATCACAATCTGAAGCCCAAACAAAGGCCACCTCAGTATATGCTCTTACATTTTTCTTGTGAATCTTGACTAACTCGTAATCCATCAATTATATCACGGGGTTTCTGTTTGTGAACATGAGAATCATTGATAACATCAGTTTTTGTTACACCAATTGTTAGGTGCTGCTTTCTGTGTTAAATACGACTGGTATATTTTTCATTAGACACTGCTAGTTTAATGCCTTCGGCTCCAGCACAAGAACTTCACTACGCGTAGTTGCGTTATGATTTTGGGATCATATGCTGCAAACGATTACTGGATAGAAAAATACTTACCGGAAAATCAGTGAGAGAATAGCCTGACAACCCCCAGGGTCCTCTATGTGTGCATCTCACTCTCATCCCCATCAACATGGGATTCGGGGTCCATCCTTCCCTCCACATTCCGAGTTGGTAGTCAGGAGCATTACAAAAACTAGCAGGCGGCAGCCTTGAACTGCCAATCGATATTTCATTTACTGTGAAAGTATCCGCTGCTGGCAATGTAATCAAAGTAGAAGCTCTTGATGCAAGCGTCGAAACGAGTTGCGGCAACTGCCGCTCAAGATCCTCTGTTATGTGGGCCATAACCTTCCAGTGGAGGGCAGGGCCAGCCGGGCCAAGCTGTCCTGCAAGATTCTTTCGTCTTTCACAGCCCATGAGAAGTGCAGATCGACAGTGGAGCGATACGGTGACAGGAGTACTGAGCAAGAGGAGTCCGCTGCCTGCCTCGTATCAAGAGGGAGCCTATTAGTAAGGTTGGCCTAGAGCTTGCACCTGTGGAGGTTGGGGCGTGAGGCGCCAGCACTGCCGGGTTCCTTGCTGCGCTGATGGACCCCATAATCCTAACCCCACACGTGGGAGTTGACGTCTATGTGAGACAGTGAGAGTGACTGGGGATCGATTAGGGGATGCCAATCTTTCCTGGTTATGCGAGGATAGCTGGGCGGATTGTGGCAGATTGTTAGGCTTGAGGTTTGGGGATAAACGATTGAGTAGAACACAAGGTTGAATGAGCACATGGTAGTGTGTGAGtgaagagggagaggaagagttAAAGGGCAAAAGTACATATTTCTAGATTTACTTTGACCATCAATAAGAGCAATAATATATGAGAtgttgttatgaccggcatattaggggcttagcccagtgggttgtCGCCcgagttatcttatcgttattaggggcctagcccaattatcttatcgttattaggatcgtttgcttaggagtcaagtaaacctctctatataaggagaggggatgtatcaatctaatcaagcaagaagcaatcagtatttgctcggcttcccttagggagccgggagacctaaccctagccgcctcttgcgtcgccgccgcctcttctccaccatgcaaggacggcgcccagctgccggccgccgcgccctcgacctcgtcttcctccatctttcccctacaatctccgccctagaaccgacagaaccctagctcctaacaccTTGGTATCAGGTAGCACGGTTCCGATCATGTCTGCACCACCGCCCAACCCGCCGCTGCCCGTCACCACCGCGCCGCTGCCTCTCTCCACCGCGCCGCTGGCTCTCCCCACCGCGCCGCTGGCTCTCCCCACCGCGCCGCTGGACTCCACCGCCGGCGCCTCCACCGGCCAGACGCCAccaccctccaccgcgccgcccgtcgccgtctACTCGCCGGCGGAGATGACCGGGATCCTCAaagacctcgtcaccgccgtccagGGCATACGCCTCTACCTGGCCGGGCCCTACGGGCAGCTGCCGCCCTTGCAGCCGGCCGCCGCTACCGGGCCAGTCGCCCTGCCCTGGTACGCGGCCACCACGGCGCCGATCGGGCCTCTACACCACCACTAGCCCGGtcagccgccgcccgccgtcgccccccACTGGCCGCAGTGGCCGGCTTTGGCGATCGCCGCGCCCCCGACGCCTCCCGGGTCCGGGCAACCGCAGCCCCAGCTGCTGGCCCCACCGTCGCCCGCTGCCGCGCCtcaatggccacagtggccggccccGGCCTTCGCGGCGCCCCCCACGCCATCCGGGTCCGTGCCGGCCCCGCCACCGCCCAGCACGGGGCCCGGGTCACCCTCGCAGGGAGGCGTACCGATCCAGCAAGTGCGCttcccgccgtcgccgtccccaATACCGGCCTGGCTGATCGGATCATCGCCGCCACCCGTCTACACGTCGGCTGGAGACCCGCCGGTACCCACTCTGCAGTTCGGCGATCCCTCCGGCTTGGCGGGGCACTCCACGGGCCGCGGCCATACTGACCGGGCGCCCCAATCCTCGCTGCTTCGCACCTCCGAGCCAGTCGGCCATGGTGCCCCGACTCAGACACCGCCGCAGTTTGCCAAACTGGACTTTGCCacttatgacggcacggaggaccccctcaactggctcaaccagtgcgagcagttctttcgCGGGCAGCGCACCCTCGCCTCGGAGCGTACTTGGCTCGCCTCTTACCACCTCCGCGGCGCGGCacagacctggtactacgccctcgagcaggacgagggcagcatgcccccttgggagcgcttcagcgagctctgcctccttcatTTTGGGCCACCGATTCGCGGGAGCCGCCTGGCAGAGCTAGGCCGCtttcccttcacctccacggttcacgacttcgccgaccgtttccaggccctggcatgccacgcgtcgggcgtgacggcacagcagcgggccgacctcttcgtcggtggacttccggatcacctccacgtggacgtggagcttcggggaccccaggatctccagacggccatgtactacgcccgcacgttcgagcgccgcgcggtggccattCAGCAGGCATCACCGTCCCGGGCCACTGGGCCGCTACCCTGGCCGGatgttcccgcgcagggtcggcctgctcaggcttccgcggcacccctcgctgcgaccgcggcgcgcccgttcTGCCGACTCACCtcggccgagctactcgagcgtcgtcgccaagggttgtgcttcaactgcgacgagccctacatgcccggccacgtctgcccgcgactcttctacctggaggttgcagactacattgaggaggacgccgtcgccgccgacctggccgccccagctgtcgcgaaggtgtttgacgctggttgatcacctcgaggagttcaacaagcgcttccccaccttacagctcgaggacgagctgtttgtgcaggcagggagaagtgttatgaccgacatattaggggcttagcccagtgggttgtggcccaagttatcttatcgttattaggggcctagcccaattatcttatcgttattaggatcatttgcttaggagtcaagtaaacctctctatataaggagaggggatgtatcaatctaatcaagcaagaagcaatcagtatttgctcggcttcccttagggagccgggagacctaaccctagcagcctcttgcgccgccgccgcctcttctccaccacgcaaggacggcgccagccgccggccgccgcgccctcgacctcgtcttcctccatctttcccctacaatctccgccctagaaccggcagaaccctagctcctaacagATGTATCTCACAAAAAATATACCATTCAATttatatttgaaaggagtttttaatGGTATAATTTCTATAGCATACATTTCATATAATATTCATCTTACCGATAGTCAAAGTCAATCTGGAGATACAAATTTGGCCCTGCATatcgggatggagggagtaggttTTTTTGGGTCGAGAATCTGTTGTTAAAAGATATAAGTGCACATTACACCCCTGAATTATAGCTGGAGTTTACCCTGAACTCCAAAACAGGTAAGGAGGCACCCCTCAACTATGAAAACTACTCGCGTACtactagcacatatatattatCGTAGCTTCCCCAACATTCTTTGAACTACCAAGGATTACTTTGCTAGCTATGGCACTTCCTTAACAGGCTTAAATTGCTCCGAGTACAATCCTTTGTGAATGACCAGCTTTGGCACATGGTTTCTTATGGTTTTGGGAACTAACATTCTCTATATGATTTTTTCTTGCCATTTTCTATGACATATACGCTTTACAATAGTTTTATGAAAGCTATGCTCTCGTTGTCTCTAATTTTTGTGTGTTTTGTTCAGGTACTCGATGTTTTGATCTTATCAAGATTCATTACGGAATGGCTCCAAGAAACTGCACTTGAGCAACTGTCAGAAATATCTCAATATCTGTATCTGCTAGTTGAAGATGGAAAATTATTGAAAGGGGATATCACCATGCTGAGTTCAATTCTAAATATTATTGCATCTACAATGAGGTTGTCTATGAAAAGGAAGATATACCAACCGCATTTTACTTTGTCCCTCCATGGCATATTTAAGTTGTGCCAAGCTATTGATGGCAATTCAAGAAGCATCGAACTTAAGCCATCAATGGAACTTGGTACTGATGTCGTCCTTATGAACGGTCCTCTGCCAATTAGTTCTGAAACGGTACTTTTTTGTGCCCTGAATTCACTTAATTACTGCTTTAGTATTGCGATCAGAATCTAAATCTAAGTGCTCAAAACTATTGCTTCTGTATTGTGATCAGTATCTAAATCTTCATAATCATTTTCTGCTTTTGTTTGGCAATGACAGGATAAGTCAAGAACTGTGATGGTTGTTTCATGGGTAACTTCCAATATCTTCTGGTTATGTAAACAAAAGTCTGCGGTTGAAATGTTATGTGAAGAGCCGCTAAACAATGAATGTCGACTATCAAAGATATTGCGTTGGTTAGTGGCTTCTGTAATCCTTGGCAGGATCTCCCGCATCTCTCCTGAAAAGAGGGGAGGTCTTGCCACGAGCACAAATAGTCCCGGAACTCTTCAGTCTTTCTTGAACCATTCATCTGAAACTGTTGAAATGGTGGATAGTCACGTTGCGAATGAGGCGCTGGCTGCCATTATACTTTACCTACAAGGTCATGTGAAAAAGAAGAGTGATACTTTGCCGTCGGTCATGACGGCTCTTAGCTTGTTACTTCTTGACAGATGCAGCGAACAAGGTACGCTTGGATCTGTTGCGTTATGATACTATAAGATGTTTCATTATATTTCCAAAGTTGCTATATGAGTTCGCTAACTATTTTCAAACCTTTTGCGAATCAGTTTTGGTTGATGGCCGTGGACAAATCGAAACGCTTTGCTCAAAGATACATTGCCCCGCCGAATCTAATCCCGCATGGAGATGGTATGTGTACCAGTCTTATTATTTGCATATGCTTTTTGTGACGATGAGCAGGTGATGTAATGGTCTTTTTATTCTCTCAGGCATTATTATCAACCTTGGAGAGATCCTGCCCTGCAGCACACTGCGACAGAGCGCATGGAAGTGGAGCAGTCATGCCGAAGCCTGTTGATCATATTTTCTAATGCCCTGAGCGCTGCTGGGTTGCCGGCAGGTATTCCAGTGCTGTCAGTTGGTGACATTGAGAAGTCTGGGCTGTTCCAGTGGGAAAGAGACTCGGTGGTTGAGCAGCCTCACGCGTAGTTCGTGGACTGATTTGCAGTTGACTAGGCTAGTTCTTTTTGCGGGAAGTTGACTACTAGGCGAATTGCTGGAGAAATTAGCAGGGTAATCAAACAATTTATACAGCGCGCTCGTCGTTTGTATGATTTTGTATTTATTTAAAGAAGTGATGGCTGGTTCAGTTGGCGATTTTGGGTTTTAGATGCACCaaactgaacttctgcatgtacttgTGCGACCGGCCTATCTGTTTGGAAGAAAACCGCTTGTGATCTGCGATTAGATGAGATGGTGAAGAAACATGTGGTTGTTTTCAGTAATTTACTCTGCTTTGAACTTGGATTTTGATGCTTGTGGCGATTACCTTTCTTTTTCTGGGATTGCTTCCTGGGGTCATCTCTCTTGCCAAAGGAATTGGAgttctttttttaataaaaaaaacaCAAGAAGGGGCACGAAGAACCCAGTACTGCATCGACAAAGCGGTGGGGCAGTGCATTTTTCAGCTGGACCCAAAGAGAAAGAACACAATCGAGTCCATCCAGGGTTGAACCTCGTTGTTGGGTCCGCACCAATTGGGATAACGAAATCGCCGTAGCCACAGCTTGGCCTTCGAACTGGGAGTGGAACTGCCTCCCTTTTGGCACACATGCCAGGAGGAATTTGGTCAATAGCCATTCGACTAGAAGAAACATAGGAAGGTCGATGAAGATGGGCTACCACTTGTAGGCGCCATCGCTCCGCCGTGGACTCCTTTGTTGATTATCTCTGACTTGGTCCGTAGGCCTCAGTTCGATCCCCATCGGGGGCTTTATTTTTCTTCGTCGGCTCCAGCGATCAGCGAGCAGGAAAAAAGTGGCTAGCGATCCACGGGAGGGTCGGACGACTCGGTAAACTCGGGGGAAGATGAATCGTGCCCCTAGCGAATCGTTCGGATCTGTTTGTTTTTACCATTACTCAAACTCAAAGTAAGATGATAACACTAGCGGAGTAGGTAAAGGTAATGGCAGAAGAAGAAAGCAGAGCCAAAATGGCCACCTCAAGCGCGGAGCTTCTGCAAGCTGAGGCAGAGCTCGTGCGCCACTCCCTAGGCTACCTCAAGTCCATGGCGTTGCACAGCGCGGTGAAGCTTGGAATCCCCGACGCTCTCCACCGCTGCGGCGGCGCCGCCTCTTTGCCCGACCTGCTATCCACCCTTGCCCTCCCCTGCAGCAAACGGCCGTACCTGTCCCGGCTCATGAAGATGCTAGCCGTGGAAGGAATCTTCACGGCTGTGGCAGCCGTGGACGTTCCTgccgccggcgagggcgagggcgccgccgccgcgccgagcGTCCGGTACGGCCTCAACCCGGTGTCCCGCCTTCTCGTCAGCGGCGGCGTGTCCCCGTGCGTGCTCATGGGCACCTCGCCGCTGTTCCTGGAGGCCTCTCTCCGGCTGCCCCAGTGGTTCCAGAGGGACAGCGAGGGCGAGCCGGCGTTCGCGATGGCGCACGGCGAGAGCCCCTACGCCGCCACCGGCCATGACATGGAGTTCAACGCGCTGGTGAACGAGGCGATGGGGTCCGACAGCCGGTACATGGCGGAGCTCGTCGTCCGCGAGTGCGGCGAGGTGTTCACGGGCGTGACGTCGCTGGTGGACGTCGGCGGCGGGAACGGCACCATGGCGACGGCCATCGCCAAGGCCTTCCCGCATGTCAGGTGTTCCGTGCTGGACCTCCCACATGTTGTACAGGGCGTCGTCTCGACACATGAATCGGTTGAGTTTGCTGCCGGCGACATGATGGAATACGTTCCACCAGCTGATGCAGTTCTGCTTAAggtataatttatttatttttaaatttatttacAGTAGTAAGAAAGACACATTCTACTTCCCGTTCGCATTTATACCAATTCCTCACAAAACTAATTCTTCAAAGAAAAACTTGGGCAACTATACTACATAATGAAAGGCACGACATGAATTGGCAGATTATGTTATGTGGGCGCTTAACAAGAATATAAATGGGTGGATCCgacaaaaagaaaagaataaacgggtggagtagtgctatttttcttctaaattgtttggattgcttaccacatgtgttaCGTGGTTGGAGTAGTGCTATCTTACTGATAGTTTTTGACTTGTGGGATTGGCAGTGTGTGCTACACAACTGGAGCGACGAGGATTGTGTGAAGATCCTGACAAAATGCAGAGAGGCCATTGCCCAAGGAGCGAAAGCAGGGGCAGGGAAGGTGATAATCATCGATGCTGTTGTTGGATCTCCCACACACTCACAGCAAGTACTTGAAGCCCAAGTCTTGATGGATATGCAAATGATGATGCTGTTCATGAGCAAAGAACGCGAGGAACTGAACTGGCAAAAGATATTCATAGAAGCAGGATTTAGTCATTACAAAATACAGCCTATCCTAGGAATGCGATCCATCATCGAGCTCTACCCATAGCTTATCCATGGATAGTCCTTTTCCCTCATATTGCACTATCCATTTTATATATACCTTCCGCTTCCACGGGGATACGCAATAATTGTTAAATTTATGTATTTCACTCAAACAATCCAAATTCAACAGGGATATGTAATAATTATTAAATTTTTATGTAATTTATTCAAAAGTCTGAATTCGACAGGGATATGTGATAATTAATAAATTTATGTACTTCATTCAAAAGAACGGACAATATATTTCAACAACAATATCAATGCTATATTGGTGCTCGACGAACTTAATTGTCCTAGCTATTGACCCTTTGGATCTCGGCTACAATTTTTAGGAAGACTAGAGAAGTTTTTTAAGTTAAAAATGCATATAATAGTTTGTTTTAGTCACCATTACACTTTCTCCATCATCATATCCATTTTTGTCATGCACACTCTTCCTCTTCGCCCTCATGGTCTTCATCTTCTTGGTCACTTGAGCCTCTGAGCCTCTCTCATGTACCTTTGTTTCTGGCCATGTACGGTCACTCCAGGTGGATACAATTTTTATAGTCTCTCTGTTGGATTGTGTACTCCAGGCCGGTTTTCAGTTGATTGATGCAACCACATTAATTTCTGGATGCCTCTGGTGTTCGAAACTTTGAGAAGGTTGTGATCTTTGTAATATTGCTTTCTAGTTATTTTTCTTTCTTGTCAAATTTTGGGACACAAAATTAGTAGGTGCTTATTTGGTGTTGGTACTCTTCCGTATAGATTTGGTCCCATCATTAGACACAAAACTGCCTTTCATTGCTTTGATCTTATCAAGATTCATCACGGAATGGCTCCAAGAAACTGCACTTGAGCACCTCTCAGAAATATCTAAATATCCGTATCTGCTAGTTGAGGATGGAAAATTATTGAAAGGGGATATCACCATGTTGAGTTCAATTCTAAATGTTATTGCATCTACAATGAGGTTGTCTATTGAAAAGGAAGATATACCAACCGCATTTTACCTTGTCCCTGTACGGCATATTTAAGTTGTGCCAAGCTATTGATGGAAATTCAAGAATCATCGAAATTAAGCTATCAACGGAACTTGGTATTGATGTCGTCCTTATGAACGTTCCTCTGCCATTTTTCTCGTTTAGGAATTGATACAAGTAGCACACCACGTAAGAAGTTATCACAACAGCCAGCTTAATTCATGTGGTTCCTGCCACCTCGTCACAATTCTCAAGTCAAGTTTTGGTGCCACGAGTATCAAAAGAGTCAAAGTTAGTACAGCTTTTATTTTGGTGCCACGAGATTCAAAAGAGTCAAgtttttagagcaactccaacgcggtgACCCAAACGAACGCACGATTTGTCTGTTTTTCGtccgttcggttcgaccaagcggACGTGCGCGTCCGTTTTTCATTTTGGGTCGGCAGCTgcgcccaacaggaagcgtacccATTTTGGCTCGCGTGGCCAAAGCAAATTTAGAAAAATATAGTTAAACATAAAGTGGCCGGTCAACGCCGGCCAAAGTCGTCTtaaacattaattaaacattaaaaaaAGCCTGCACACTGCTCTAATCGTCCATCTTGCCCTTGCTCTTGCCGCCGTCGTCGTCcccggtgaggtcgatgaagaaAGACGGGCTGGCAGGAGGCCACATCGCGCGCACATGGGTGGTGCGCCGTGTTCTGCCACAACAAGCTCGGAGTTCTCTGATGTCCCAGTACATGGGCCTGAAGGACCCTGCGCGGGTCTCTCGGGAGGAGTTGGTTTCGAGGTCGTCGATGCCTACCTTGGCTTCTTGGTGGGGCAAGACGTTATCACGAGGTCTCACAAATAGGCCATCCTGGCCTTTCTGGCCAATCTCCTTCCCGTCAACGTAAATATCTCTTTCATAGTTTTCTTGCTGTTTGGAGGCCGGGCTGTGATCTTCTTTGATTTCTTTGTCAGGAATTTTCCACCTTTCGGGCCTTCCGTTCCCAGGGCAACAAGTGAACCCCGCTTTAGCCGCCCTTATGGCTTTGGTGCCTTTCGGGCCTTCTCGTGAGGAGGCCGGCGCTACTAAGAAAAGGAAGGGAGCCCCGAAGGAGGATCCGATGGAGGCCTCTGTGAGTCGGGAGGACGTGGAGGGCACGGTTTCCCCATCGAGCGGTAGCGGAGGTGGAGAGGGCGGGGATGATGACGGCGACAGTGATGCTGACGATGTTGAcaacgacgaggatgacgaggaggtCAGAGAAGCCGAAGAGGATGAGGACGATGAGGACGGCGAGGTGGTGACGGAGACGGTGCTACTTCTTGAtattgcgttggttttttccttgaagaggaaagggtgatgcagcaaagtagagataaatatttccctcagtttgagaaccaatgtatcaatccagtaggagacaacgcataaatcaccgaatacctgcatacacaatcaaacaacttgcacccaacgcggtaaagggttgtcaatcccttcacggttacttgtaaaagtgagatctgatagagatagataaacgatgaagtaaatacttttggtatttttggtttatagaacggaaagtaaaagattgcaaaatagtagatcggaaacttatattgtggaaaatagacccgggggtcgtaggtttcactagaggcttctctcaatataacaaataatacagtgggtgaacaaattactgccgagcaattgataaaaaagcgtaaagttatgacgatatctaaggcaatgatcatgactatatgcatcacgtccgtgtcaagtagactgaaacgattctgcatctactactattactccacacatcgaccgctatccagcatgcatctagagtattaagttcataaagaacggagtaacgcattaagtaagatgacatgatgtagaggaattaactcaagcaatatgatgaaaaccccatccttttatcctcgatggcaacaatataatatgtgccttgctgcccctactgtcactgggaaaggacaccgcaagattgaacccaaagctaagcacttctcccattgcaagaaaaatcaatctagttggccaaaccaaaccgatagttcgaagagaattacaaagatatcaaatcatgcataaaataattcagagaagattcaaataatattcatagataagctgatcataaatccataattcatcggatctcggcaaacacaccgcaaaaaagtattacatcgaatagatctccaagaacatcgaggagaacatggtattgagaatcaaagggagagaagaagccatctagctactagctatggacccgtaggtctgtggtaaactactcacgctttatcggaagggcaatagagttgatgtagaagccctccgtgatcgaatccccctccggcagggtgccggaaaaggtccctagatgggatctcacgagtacagaaggttgcggtggtggaaaagtattttcgtggatgcctatggtggtttggggatatttgggaatatataggcgaaagaattaggtcaggagggtcacgggggccccacaagggtggggggcgcgccctaccccttgggcgtgccctccgtccttgtggccgcctcgtggctcctccgacttcatcttcaagtctcctggttgtcttctggtccaagaaaaattatcgtgaaggtttcattccgtttggactccgtttggtattccttctctatgaaactcaaaaacaaggaaaaaaacagaaactggcactgggctctaggttaatagattagtcctaaaaataatataaaatagcatattaatacatataaaacatccaaaacagataatataatagcatggatcaatcaaaaattatggatacgttggagacgtatcagacggccGTCGAGGCATCGCGTCAACCCCTAAGGCTTCGTCGCGGCGTTCGGGAGGAGTCCTTGGTCAGCTGCGGTCCTTAGAGAAACTCCAATGAGGCGACCCATTTTGTCCGCCTATGTCCGTTTGGGTTGGCGCGGACAAAAGTGGAGGcccaatgcgccgacccaaacccaaatctCGTCCGCCTGGcgtccgcgccgacccatttccggcccaaaaATTGCGCctgaaatgcgtcggcgcggacgcaaaGCGGACGTGAAGCGGACGCGCCGCGCATCTCCTCGTCGTCCGCTGCGTCCCTACCTGTAGGCCACCCAACTACCGCCCGTCGTCTTATTTATGATGACCACCGGCatcgggcccactagtcagccagtGGAAGCGTCCTTTTTAACCACGCATGCAGCGGGGCCCGACCTCATCCACTCCCGTCCACATCTAGCCCCCACCACTCCCtttgcttcctcgccggcgacaACAAACCCTAGCAAGCGATGGGCCTCT
This region of Triticum aestivum cultivar Chinese Spring chromosome 2D, IWGSC CS RefSeq v2.1, whole genome shotgun sequence genomic DNA includes:
- the LOC123049923 gene encoding acetylserotonin O-methyltransferase 1, whose amino-acid sequence is MAEEESRAKMATSSAELLQAEAELVRHSLGYLKSMALHSAVKLGIPDALHRCGGAASLPDLLSTLALPCSKRPYLSRLMKMLAVEGIFTAVAAVDVPAAGEGEGAAAAPSVRYGLNPVSRLLVSGGVSPCVLMGTSPLFLEASLRLPQWFQRDSEGEPAFAMAHGESPYAATGHDMEFNALVNEAMGSDSRYMAELVVRECGEVFTGVTSLVDVGGGNGTMATAIAKAFPHVRCSVLDLPHVVQGVVSTHESVEFAAGDMMEYVPPADAVLLKCVLHNWSDEDCVKILTKCREAIAQGAKAGAGKVIIIDAVVGSPTHSQQVLEAQVLMDMQMMMLFMSKEREELNWQKIFIEAGFSHYKIQPILGMRSIIELYP